A single genomic interval of Brevibacillus brevis harbors:
- a CDS encoding ABC transporter ATP-binding protein — translation MTTGKRLVHYAAIFKKTILLAVLMLSISVGAELTGPFLAKKMIDTHIMGIEFPWYETAQGEDSVLYKGKYYTRQDHLAAGESTGGEVRVLQVGRDYYFLNQAISYDGQRSVENGKLVIVKGTDRAEYSATLLSNQEIFEFFRPETNGLLMLAALYFGLLVVASLFHYGQKFLWQKSANQVIERLRIDVFAHIQRLPIQYFDHLPAGKVVARVTNDTEAIRELFTNVLGNFITSGIYLIGIFSALFLLDVRLALVCLVILPIMVVWIYLYRKYASAFNHVIRARISDINGMINESIQGMPIIQAFRREKETMREFGELNEELFTYQNKMLRLNATASFNLVQFIRNIAFVLFIWYFGGASLGIGTLLSLGVLYAFVDYLNRLFQPMTQIVNQLANLEQSLVAASRVFELLDEEGIDVDSAKVPCYQGNVRFDDVSFAYKDDQYVLKNISFEAWPGETVALVGHTGSGKSSIINLLLRFYDVNSGAIMIDGRNVQSFSKQQLRQHMAIVLQDPFLFTGTIRSNVSLDDPSISPEKVEKALCDVGADQLFRSLPQGFDEPVIEKGSTLSLGQRQLISFARALAFDPAILILDEATASIDTETEGIIQNALEVLKKGRTTFIIAHRLSTIKNADQILVLDRGTIVERGKHEDLMEKQGRYYQMYQMQQGNKEVRVQEAVHKQGSAPALT, via the coding sequence ATGACGACAGGGAAACGGCTAGTCCACTATGCAGCGATTTTTAAAAAGACGATCCTCTTGGCGGTATTGATGTTGTCCATCTCGGTTGGGGCAGAACTGACAGGACCGTTTTTGGCGAAAAAAATGATCGATACGCACATCATGGGCATTGAATTCCCTTGGTATGAGACGGCACAGGGTGAGGATTCCGTGCTGTACAAAGGGAAGTATTACACCAGACAGGATCACTTGGCAGCAGGTGAGAGCACAGGTGGGGAAGTTCGTGTTCTACAGGTGGGGCGCGACTATTATTTCTTGAATCAGGCGATATCGTATGATGGGCAGCGCTCTGTTGAGAATGGGAAGCTCGTCATTGTCAAAGGTACGGATCGAGCAGAGTATTCAGCGACGCTCCTAAGCAATCAGGAGATTTTCGAATTTTTCCGGCCAGAGACAAACGGCTTGCTCATGCTGGCTGCCCTTTATTTCGGATTATTGGTAGTTGCCTCGCTTTTCCATTATGGACAAAAGTTCTTATGGCAAAAATCGGCGAATCAGGTCATCGAGAGACTGCGTATTGATGTGTTCGCGCATATTCAACGATTACCTATTCAATATTTCGATCATCTCCCTGCCGGGAAGGTGGTTGCTCGTGTCACAAACGATACGGAGGCAATCCGTGAGCTGTTTACGAATGTTCTCGGCAACTTTATTACGAGCGGGATTTATTTAATCGGGATTTTCTCGGCGCTGTTTTTGCTTGATGTACGACTCGCGCTCGTTTGTCTGGTCATTTTGCCAATCATGGTCGTGTGGATTTACTTGTACCGCAAGTACGCTTCTGCATTCAACCATGTCATTCGGGCACGCATCAGCGACATCAACGGGATGATTAACGAGTCGATCCAAGGGATGCCGATTATTCAGGCGTTTCGCCGGGAAAAGGAAACGATGCGGGAATTCGGCGAACTGAACGAAGAGCTGTTCACCTACCAAAATAAAATGCTGCGGCTCAATGCGACCGCTTCGTTTAACCTTGTTCAGTTCATCCGCAATATCGCGTTTGTTTTGTTCATCTGGTATTTCGGCGGGGCATCCCTCGGGATAGGTACACTGCTCTCGCTGGGTGTCCTCTACGCATTTGTCGATTATCTCAATCGCTTGTTCCAGCCGATGACACAGATCGTCAACCAGTTGGCGAACCTGGAGCAATCTCTTGTCGCGGCGTCGCGAGTGTTTGAACTGCTGGATGAAGAGGGCATTGACGTTGATTCTGCAAAAGTACCTTGTTATCAAGGGAATGTTCGCTTTGACGATGTTTCTTTTGCCTACAAAGACGATCAATACGTGCTGAAAAACATCTCATTCGAAGCATGGCCAGGTGAGACAGTGGCACTGGTTGGTCACACGGGCTCGGGAAAAAGCTCGATTATCAATCTGTTACTCCGCTTCTATGATGTAAACAGTGGAGCGATTATGATTGACGGGCGCAATGTGCAGTCGTTTTCCAAGCAGCAGCTTCGCCAGCACATGGCCATTGTTTTACAGGACCCGTTTTTATTTACAGGAACGATTCGTTCCAATGTGAGTCTCGATGATCCGTCGATTTCGCCGGAAAAAGTGGAGAAAGCCTTGTGCGATGTAGGGGCAGACCAACTGTTCCGCAGCCTCCCGCAAGGATTCGATGAACCTGTTATCGAGAAGGGCAGCACGCTTTCCCTCGGACAGCGTCAGTTGATTTCGTTTGCACGTGCTCTCGCATTTGACCCGGCTATCCTCATTCTGGATGAAGCGACTGCCAGCATCGACACGGAAACAGAGGGCATTATTCAAAATGCGCTTGAGGTGTTGAAAAAAGGAAGAACGACCTTCATCATTGCTCATCGCCTGTCTACGATCAAAAATGCGGATCAAATTCTCGTACTGGATCGAGGCACAATTGTAGAGCGAGGAAAGCATGAAGACTTGATGGAGAAGCAAGGCAGGTACTATCAGATGTATCAAATGCAGCAAGGGAACAAAGAAGTGCGAGTGCAAGAGGCCGTACACAAGCAAGGAAGTGCCCCGGCGCTGACCTAG
- a CDS encoding DUF1904 family protein: MPHLIVRGIQAEQMATISEPLAVELAALCQCGTDNFTIECLHTIGVFGGKIVESFPFIEVAWFERGQEVRDQFAQIVTKHVLSLGIPEVEMAFVAYQKESYYANGEHF, from the coding sequence ATGCCACATCTTATCGTTCGAGGCATTCAAGCTGAACAAATGGCTACGATTAGCGAACCGCTTGCAGTGGAGCTTGCTGCACTCTGCCAATGCGGCACAGACAATTTTACGATCGAATGCTTGCATACCATAGGCGTTTTTGGCGGGAAGATCGTGGAGTCGTTTCCTTTTATCGAAGTAGCATGGTTCGAGCGGGGGCAAGAAGTTCGTGACCAGTTCGCCCAGATTGTAACGAAGCATGTCTTATCTCTTGGTATCCCAGAAGTGGAAATGGCATTTGTCGCTTATCAAAAAGAAAGCTATTATGCCAACGGAGAGCATTTCTAA
- a CDS encoding ABC transporter ATP-binding protein, which translates to MFSVLTKLDWFFKEHWKRYTVAILLLILGGLLEIIPPKIIGVAIDEIHLGTLTGERLVSILLFFGVLSVAIYWVNFIWIRKLFGGAFLAERTLRSKLMTHFLRMTPTFYQRNRTGDLMARATNDLKAVSMTTGFGILTMVDSLSFTGAIVLTMGFLISWKLTLAAILPLPFMAYIIKQYGKKIHERFSTAQTSFGELNDRVLESVSGVRVIRAYVQEMADQERFRQKTHEVYQKNIDVARIDSLIEPTVKILVGISYMIGLIYGGYLVFQRELTLGELVSFNVYLGMLIWPMFAIGELINVMQRGSASLDRVNETLAYEADVTDHDSPVHVAVPEVIRFDSVTFRYPSAQIDQLVDVSFTLGRGQTLGIVGRTGSGKSTLVRQLLREYPVGRGAISVSGEALEQISLDNIKSWIGYVPQEQILFSKTVRENILFGNNEATEEELQEVLKQAAFARDVQLLPEGLQTLVGEKGVALSGGQKQRVSIARALLVNPEILILDDAMSAVDGKTEAEMIANIRRERAGKTTLITTHRLTAVQHADWILVIDEGRIVEEGTHAQLLELGGWYKEQFEKQQIEATLTESG; encoded by the coding sequence ATGTTCTCAGTTTTGACAAAGCTTGATTGGTTTTTCAAGGAGCATTGGAAACGTTATACGGTCGCTATTCTGCTATTGATTCTGGGCGGCCTACTGGAGATTATCCCTCCAAAAATCATCGGGGTGGCTATTGATGAGATTCACCTGGGCACGCTGACTGGCGAGCGGCTGGTATCCATTTTGCTGTTTTTCGGTGTATTGTCTGTCGCGATTTATTGGGTCAATTTTATCTGGATTCGCAAGCTGTTTGGGGGAGCGTTTCTGGCGGAGCGGACGTTACGGTCGAAGCTCATGACGCATTTTTTGCGGATGACGCCAACGTTTTATCAGCGTAATCGGACGGGAGATTTGATGGCGCGAGCGACAAATGACCTCAAGGCTGTCTCGATGACGACAGGCTTCGGAATTTTGACGATGGTGGATTCGCTATCCTTTACAGGGGCGATTGTGCTGACAATGGGCTTCTTGATCAGTTGGAAGCTGACCTTAGCGGCAATCCTTCCATTGCCGTTCATGGCTTATATCATCAAGCAATATGGGAAGAAAATTCACGAGCGTTTTTCTACCGCACAAACATCGTTCGGTGAGCTGAACGACCGCGTGCTGGAATCCGTCTCTGGGGTTCGCGTTATTCGAGCCTACGTACAGGAAATGGCGGATCAGGAGCGCTTTCGCCAAAAAACACATGAAGTGTACCAAAAAAATATCGATGTGGCGAGAATCGATTCGTTAATTGAGCCAACCGTCAAAATATTGGTTGGAATCAGTTATATGATCGGCTTGATCTACGGTGGATACCTCGTGTTCCAAAGAGAACTGACCTTGGGAGAGCTGGTCTCGTTCAACGTCTATCTCGGGATGCTCATTTGGCCGATGTTTGCGATTGGTGAATTGATCAATGTGATGCAAAGAGGAAGTGCCTCGCTGGATCGGGTCAATGAAACCTTGGCGTACGAAGCCGATGTGACAGATCACGACAGTCCGGTACATGTGGCAGTTCCAGAAGTCATTCGGTTCGATTCCGTGACATTCCGCTATCCATCAGCGCAGATTGACCAGCTAGTAGATGTCTCCTTTACTCTTGGGCGGGGGCAGACGCTAGGAATCGTCGGGCGTACGGGAAGCGGGAAATCCACGCTGGTGCGACAACTGCTTCGTGAATATCCAGTTGGACGGGGAGCCATCAGTGTTTCGGGAGAGGCGCTAGAACAGATTAGTCTGGATAACATCAAGAGCTGGATCGGCTATGTACCCCAAGAGCAGATTCTGTTCTCGAAGACAGTCCGTGAAAACATCCTGTTCGGGAACAACGAGGCAACAGAAGAAGAATTACAGGAAGTGTTGAAGCAGGCCGCATTTGCTCGGGATGTGCAGCTATTGCCCGAAGGCTTGCAAACGCTCGTTGGTGAAAAAGGCGTAGCCCTTTCAGGTGGGCAAAAACAGCGGGTCTCAATTGCTCGGGCTCTTTTGGTCAATCCGGAAATATTGATTCTCGATGATGCCATGTCAGCGGTGGATGGCAAAACCGAAGCAGAGATGATCGCGAATATTCGTCGGGAGCGGGCAGGCAAAACAACACTGATCACTACACATCGTTTAACGGCCGTCCAGCATGCAGATTGGATTCTCGTCATAGACGAAGGACGAATCGTCGAGGAAGGTACACATGCACAGCTATTGGAGCTGGGCGGTTGGTATAAAGAACAATTCGAGAAACAGCAGATTGAAGCGACGCTGACAGAAAGCGGGTGA
- a CDS encoding RNA polymerase sigma factor, protein MEKTEIERLLIEIKAGSLEQYEIIIDYYQQPIFTYCYHMLGHRQDAEDAVQEVLFRAYEHLDQYTYSLSFSAWLYRIAYNHCANVLKRRKLSRVLPFLYNRDQDGRNYVEESIDSNYFGEPLERIWKRLSAEERTLIFLRVLEEKEYEEIAELMDKKPASLRKQFERVLKKCKRYLPTMEGVAANGQKSV, encoded by the coding sequence GTGGAAAAAACAGAGATAGAGCGCCTGCTGATCGAAATAAAAGCCGGTTCTCTTGAGCAATACGAAATCATTATCGATTACTATCAACAACCAATCTTTACATACTGCTATCACATGCTCGGTCACCGTCAAGATGCAGAAGACGCTGTCCAGGAAGTCCTGTTTCGTGCCTACGAGCATCTTGACCAGTATACGTACTCGCTGTCATTTTCCGCATGGCTGTACCGAATCGCTTACAACCATTGTGCGAATGTGTTAAAGCGCAGGAAATTAAGCCGCGTGTTGCCCTTTTTGTACAACCGGGATCAGGATGGACGTAATTATGTCGAGGAGAGCATCGACAGCAACTATTTCGGGGAGCCGCTCGAACGCATCTGGAAACGACTGTCCGCGGAAGAACGCACACTCATTTTCTTGCGTGTGCTAGAGGAAAAAGAGTACGAGGAAATTGCGGAGCTAATGGACAAAAAGCCTGCGTCGCTGCGCAAACAATTCGAACGCGTTTTAAAAAAGTGCAAACGTTATTTGCCAACGATGGAAGGGGTGGCCGCTAATGGACAAAAATCCGTTTAA